One region of Drosophila subobscura isolate 14011-0131.10 chromosome J, UCBerk_Dsub_1.0, whole genome shotgun sequence genomic DNA includes:
- the LOC117893214 gene encoding putative odorant receptor 71a isoform X2 yields the protein MDIDRIRPVRFLLRLLGWFRLWPTSGGPRPHRGWTNWQGYLLHSGFTFLFTVLMWVEAILSTDMEHTVDVLLISLTMTALALKVLNNWSYAHMAQRILTEWSSVDRFRLKTLQEVDMWRIEHQRFGRVVCVYIMCSVGVIPVIVIPCLFNIPNRLPFWMWTPFDWQQSVSFWFAFIYQAVLIPFTCLCNVTMDLVNWYLMLHLSLCLRMLGQRLAALNNSGIQQGEDQLCADLLDLVALHQRLKQQALDIEKFISMSTLFQLLVSSLIICCTIYSIQMTPVMQDLGKFAAMIQYLFSMVMQILLPSIYGNEVTNSAAKLTDALYSSAWPDLSPRLRRLILMFTIYLNRPMYLRAGSFFNVGLPMFTKVINQAYSLLALLLNMNN from the exons ATGGATATCGACCGAATTCGTCCAGTGCGGTTCCTACTCCGCTTACTCGGCTGGTTTCGTCTCTGGCCCACATCTGGGGGACCGAGGCCGCATCGTGGCTGGACCAACTGGCAGGGTTATCTTCTTCATTCCGGTTTCACCTTTCTCTTCACTGTACTGATGTGGGTGGAGGCTATCCTTAGTACTGATATGGAGCACACAGTGGATGTTCTGCTAATCTCTCTCACCATGACGGCTCTAGCACTAAAGGTGCTGAATAACTGGAGCTATGCTCACATGGCGCAGCGCATCCTAACCGAGTGGAGCAGTGTGGACCGCTTTCGGCTGAAGACGCTTCAAGAGGTGGACATGTGGCGCATCGAACACCAGCGCTTCGGCCGCGTTGTCTGCGTCTATATAATGTGTAGTGTGGGTGTCATCCCCGTGATCGTCATACCATGTCTGTTCAATATACCGAACAGGCTGCCATTCTGGATGTGGACCCCCTTCGATTGGCAGCAGTCTGTGTCCTTCTGGTTTGCCTTTATATATCAGGCGGTGTTGATCCCCTTTACATGCCTGTGCAACGTAACCATGGATCTGGTCAACTGGTACCTAATGCTgcatctgtctctctgtctacGCATGCTAGGTCAGCGGCTGGCTGCACTGAATAACAGTGGTATCCAGCAGGGCGAGGATCAGCTCTGCGCTGACTTATTGGATCTGGTGGCCCTCCACCAGCGACTCAAACAGCAGGCGCTCGACATTGAGAAATTCATTTCGATGAGCACGCTGTTTCAGCTATTGGTCAGCTCCCTGATCATCTGCTGCACCATCTACAGCATACAGATG ACTCCCGTCATGCAAGACCTGGGAAAGTTTGCGGCCATGATTCAATATTTGTTCTCGATGGTCATGCAAATCCTACTGCCCAGCATCTATGGCAATGAGGTAACCAACTCCGCCGCTAAGTTGACTGATGCCCTCTACAGTTCCGCCTGGCCAGACCTTTCGCCTCGTCTGCGTCGCCTCATCCTGATGTTTACAATCTATCTGAATCGGCCCATGTACCTGCGGGCCGGCAGCTTTTTTAATGTGGGGCTGCCGATGTTCACTAAG GTCATTAATCAGGCCTATAGTCTGCTGGCCTTGCTACTCAATATGAACAATTAG
- the LOC117893204 gene encoding myosin-3 isoform X10 yields the protein MFNGPKTLPIFGPLRELQHERDSLQGRIDEQTLKISTLHTRLEEQRQRAEQLHRAGTSDLNTRVNELQGEVKNHIEQLAARDKQMATMRQQLQRSKEEITRLEAELTVLTKPDRTVVERLQVELQRKGDEICKLREKIRTEMINRLAVPDLMETMLADKNDEIDHLRDQLEAKERELRVAHENASQNSSPAAGPAEKQEASAKLSARTLSDIGSITEFPEPDVDRRAAMLSLSAPLQMGDGAGGFLHQTMETSKEAVANLTYKRTDDLSGFAAPYPINTFEHPHYFQATGITAQSSDGLTPGLVPRQINFSNLTEDSKLKTPSLLMRTPEMPKTTTPGDVQQLQKKLTELERQKEQQQSEMEAKLSDLEKQLQQKKEQWIRHDKTLRGHEESEERYRLRIESLESRILEAAAQEAAERQNLRMELNCVSAAHHQCEDAAAAGKRELEKLNSEVKKKAEHLQTALRRCADLELQVQTLERDLERLKHSENSSKQYSVDEIAQQVEKELNYSAQLDSSILKAIESEEENNLDKKQQQKEAQTEEEHSPGTGNGTDDENFTGERELLNQLEAFKTQLAVERDQCEALSKELLSEKQHSQDIQEQDVVIIEAMRKRLETALDAEEVLHKQLDQERERCERLQTQLTSLQRAESRRNSSLLSKSPGDSPRKSPRADFESELGERLRSEIKLLAAQNERERERSADAQRSSERERQRYEKELQERVAYCERLKQEMEKQARDKEAAEVELEHFNERLTLQASEIQSLEARLVTLQEAETRRANTRTRQHQENVNLHAEIHELKSKLLAAEAERDCLDQKVNHLRSDVGRSGHREAKLAEALAQANDRLAHSTDDTVPAQFLQKMKEINTLLAENTQENRQMAETVQYLVGERIALQRKCEELSGSGSGNVGELEERCRQLLGRYLRVESHRKALVYQKRYLKLTLEGYQASEQLALRTMAGDAPQRKSKKKFKTAALAIIAIQRIKYIGRIWLTGKRIVSKSVFTITQQRNSHGLNLNVPPPQSPLPVPNSNLPTKNIISERLGYAPISPPLVDFSTLQPIVLSPDYTLQEPAPSMPKNHNNQSSLPSLARLDWPTMQKPRRAHARHH from the exons ATGTTTAACGGCCCGAAAACGCTTCCCATCTTTGGTCCGTTGCGA GAGCTGCAACATGAGCGGGATTCCCTGCAGGGCCGCATAGATGAGCAGACCCTAAAGATATCCACACTGCACACGCGACTGGAGGAGCAGCGACAAAGGGCGGAACAACTGCATCGAGCTGGCACCTCTGACCTGAACACACGCGTCAACGAGCTGCAAGGAGAGGTGAAGAATCACATCGAGCAGCTGGCGGCCCGGGACAAGCAGATGGCCACCATGCgacagcaactgcaacgcaGCAAGGAGGAGATCACGCGCCTAGAGGCAGAGCTGACGGTGCTCACCAAACCCGATCGCACTGTGGTGGAACGTCTCCAGGTCGAGCTTCAAAGGAAGGGTGACGAGATTTGCAAGCTGAGGGAGAAGATACGCACGGAGATGATCAATCGATTGGCGGTGCCGGACCTGATGGAGACCATGTTGGCGGACAAGAACGATGAGATCGATCACCTGCGCGACCAGCTGGAGGCCAAGGAAAGAGAACTGCGGGTGGCTCATGAGAATGCCAGTCAGAACTCCTCGCCAGCAGCGGGCCCGGCTGAAAAGCAGGAAGCCAGTGCCAAGCTTAGTGCACGCACCCTCAGCGACATAGGATCGATTACCGAGTTCCCCGAGCCGGATGTGGATCGCCGAGCAGCCATGCTCAGTCTAAGTGCTCCCCTGCAGATGGGCGATGGTGCGGGCGGCTTTCTGCACCAGACAATG GAAACTTCCAAGGAGGCTGTGGCCAATCTCACGTACAAGCGCACTGATGATCTCAGTGGCTTTGCGGCTCCCTATCCGATCAACACGTTCGAGCATCCTCATTACTTCCAGGCCACGGGCATCACGGCCCAGAGCAGCGATGGTCTAACACCAGGTCTAGTGCCAAGACAGATCAACTTTTCCAATTTGACAGAGGATTCAAAGCTAAAAACGCCCAGTTTGCTGATGCGGACCCCGGAAATGCCGAAGACCACTACCCCCGGGGATgtacagcagctgcaaaagaagCTAACCGAACTGGAGCGacagaaggagcaacagcagagcgAAATGGAAGCGAAGCTATCTGATCTAgaaaagcagctgcagcagaaaaaggAGCAGTGGATCCGACACGACAAGACTCTGCGAGGTCACGAGGAGAGCGAGGAAAGGTATCGCCTGCGTATCGAGTCGCTTGAGTCAAGGATTCTGGAGGCGGCTGCCCAGGAGGCTGCCGAGAGGCAGAACCTACGCATGGAGCTGAACTGCGTGAGCGCGGCGCACCATCAGTGCGAAGATGCGGCGGCTGCAGGCAAGCGAGAGCTTGAGAAGCTCAACAGCGAGGTCAAGAAGAAGGCGGAGCACCTGCAGACTGCCCTCAGGCGGTGTGCTGACCTGGAACTCCAAGTTCAGACTCTGGAGCGGGACCTGGAGCGACTGAAGCATAGCGAAAATAGCTCCAAGCAGTACTCCGTGGATGAGATTGCACAACAGGTGGAGAAGGAGCTGAACTATTCGGCCCAGCTGGACTCAAGCATCCTTAAGGCCATTGAGAGCGAGGAAGAAAATAATCTggacaagaagcagcagcaaaaggaggcTCAAACGGAGGAGGAACACTCCCCGGGTACTGGAAATGGAACGGACGACGAGAACTTCACCGGAGAACGGGAATTGCTGAACCAGCTGGAAGCCTTCAAGACCCAGTTGGCTGTGGAACGTGACCAATGTGAGGCCTTAAGCAAGGAGCTGCTGAGCGAAAAGCAGCACTCGCAGGACATTCAAGAGCAGGACGTCGTCATTATCGAGGCCATGCGAAAGCGTTTGGAGACTGCCCTCGATGCCGAGGAAGTGCTGCACAAGCAGCTGGACCAGGAGCGCGAGCGATGTGAACGCCTTCAGACGCAACTTACCTCCCTCCAACGGGCCGAGAGTCGTCGCAACAGTTCGCTGCTCTCGAAGTCGCCCGGCGACTCGCCCCGCAAATCGCCACGTGCCGACTTCGAATCTGAGCTGGGAGAGCGCCTGCGTAGCGAGATAAAGCTGTTGGCTGCACAGAACGAGAGGGAGCGTGAGCGATCAGCGGATGCTCAGCGTAGCAGCGAGCGGGAGCGACAGCGCTACGAGAAAGAGTTGCAGGAACGAGTGGCCTACTGCGAGCGTCTGAAGCAGGAGATGGAGAAGCAGGCGCGCGACAAGGAGGCGGCAgaagtggagctggagcactTCAACGAGCGCCTCACGCTGCAAGCTAGTGAGATCCAGAGCCTCGAGGCGAGGCTGGTCACGCTGCAGGAGGCGGAGACCCGCAGGgccaacacacgcacacgccaGCACCAGGAAAACGTCAATCTGCATGCAGAAATTCACGAGTTGAAGTCAAAACTGTTGGCTGCGGAGGCCGAACGGGATTGTCTTGACCAGAAGGTCAACCACCTGCGCTCCGACGTGGGTCGATCCGGTCATCGCGAGGCCAAACTGGCCGAGGCCCTGGCACAAGCTAACGATCGGCTCGCTCACAGTACGGACGATACCGTGCCGGCGCAGTTCCTCCAAAAGATGAAGGAGATCAATACACTGCTGGCGGAGAACACCCAGGAGAACCGTCAGATGGCCGAGACAGTGCAGTATCTGGTGGGGGAGCGGATTGCTCTTCAGAGGAAGTGCGAAGAGCTTAGCGGGTCGGGCAGTGGTAACGTTGGAGAGCTTGAGGAGCGCTGCCGCCAGCTGCTCGGACGCTATCTGCGCGTTGAGTCTCATCGTAAGGCTTTGGTATATCAGAAAAGATATCTGAAACTAACTTTAGAGGGATACCAGGCCAGTGAGCAGCTTGCCCTGCGAACCATGGCCGGGGACGCACCGCAGCGAAAGTCCAAAAAGAAGTTTAA GACTGCTGCCCTAGCCATAATTGCCATACAACGCATCAAATATATTGGACGCATCTGGCTCACAGGAAAGCGGATTGTGAGCAAATCTGTTTTCACCATAACCCAGCAGAG AAACTCGCATGGCCTCAATCTGAATGTGCCGCCTCCCCAATCTCCACTGCCTGTGCCCAACTCGAACCTACCCACCAAAAACATCATTTCGGAGCGCCTCGGTTATGCGCCCATCTCTCCCCCTCTGGTCGACTTTAGCACCCTGCAGCCAATCGTGCTGTCACCTGACTACACTCTCCAGGAGCCAGCCCCTTCAATGCCCAAGAACCACAACAACCAGAGCAGTCTACCATCGCTGGCCAGGCTGGACTGGCCTACCATGCAGAAGCCAAGGCGCGCGCATGCTCGGCATCATTAG
- the LOC117893204 gene encoding pericentrin isoform X9, translating to MSRLKLEYEKQLNRRNKRHLTFDSSRDLEQVINERDGLRELSKSFRSVLCRLAKCVANCEEDLNATLSEEVQRLLLHSHNHSHSRSQEVGEELEQTLSSSLNNTRPLRLVPDVHSLLELVEDPSLVQFINSKSNEDNIEDFDLTDCLERLKSEATYLLQLSEDLHKQREHDSNDSLGEPEKQEHELCCEAEDGLKTTAAVQQQLLSKFVRTNSLNDQQLGVANRRKNSSSEGAKTHTSLPHDLQQHAGNASEISFQLVELKNRLIKSETDRQKLQQQLSNTIDRNAELGNELQALRDQLSQLNSLNHTDYNEGYGLGRMKSLQEQGLVQSSASFTALQDRARHLLSSSPGSQQDQLEQTRDSGNATVMLLQLIEDFCREGDKVVECSKKDREDLQSQIDTADKQLKDTRRFLEDQAAEREQERDDFQREIELLKSQLRDKEKECCSYANASEELKFRKKKHYAQLEAQLRAANLQLSQSIDKKDRFEVELKASIDKIFVLREIISELETQVQTKSLNEHVLDEKTKQLEDYVSLQMSANDALQQEVHSLQKDIGEGYQSRIRLLEEKLQQGRPSAEQSLVLVQVAEKLRDIETTLEQKTKVLESLHNSNTTSNSASLSVTEDVSVHGGGSRPLTAVGSPSHSSLTVEGVERVTQMLDRHTRVEEAAIKRIRDLEMQLQQMRSGCVELQHERDSLQGRIDEQTLKISTLHTRLEEQRQRAEQLHRAGTSDLNTRVNELQGEVKNHIEQLAARDKQMATMRQQLQRSKEEITRLEAELTVLTKPDRTVVERLQVELQRKGDEICKLREKIRTEMINRLAVPDLMETMLADKNDEIDHLRDQLEAKERELRVAHENASQNSSPAAGPAEKQEASAKLSARTLSDIGSITEFPEPDVDRRAAMLSLSAPLQMGDGAGGFLHQTMETSKEAVANLTYKRTDDLSGFAAPYPINTFEHPHYFQATGITAQSSDGLTPGLVPRQINFSNLTEDSKLKTPSLLMRTPEMPKTTTPGDVQQLQKKLTELERQKEQQQSEMEAKLSDLEKQLQQKKEQWIRHDKTLRGHEESEERYRLRIESLESRILEAAAQEAAERQNLRMELNCVSAAHHQCEDAAAAGKRELEKLNSEVKKKAEHLQTALRRCADLELQVQTLERDLERLKHSENSSKQYSVDEIAQQVEKELNYSAQLDSSILKAIESEEENNLDKKQQQKEAQTEEEHSPGTGNGTDDENFTGERELLNQLEAFKTQLAVERDQCEALSKELLSEKQHSQDIQEQDVVIIEAMRKRLETALDAEEVLHKQLDQERERCERLQTQLTSLQRAESRRNSSLLSKSPGDSPRKSPRADFESELGERLRSEIKLLAAQNERERERSADAQRSSERERQRYEKELQERVAYCERLKQEMEKQARDKEAAEVELEHFNERLTLQASEIQSLEARLVTLQEAETRRANTRTRQHQENVNLHAEIHELKSKLLAAEAERDCLDQKVNHLRSDVGRSGHREAKLAEALAQANDRLAHSTDDTVPAQFLQKMKEINTLLAENTQENRQMAETVQYLVGERIALQRKCEELSGSGSGNVGELEERCRQLLGRYLRVESHRKALVYQKRYLKLTLEGYQASEQLALRTMAGDAPQRKSKKKFKTAALAIIAIQRIKYIGRIWLTGKRIVSKSVFTITQQRNSHGLNLNVPPPQSPLPVPNSNLPTKNIISERLGYAPISPPLVDFSTLQPIVLSPDYTLQEPAPSMPKNHNNQSSLPSLARLDWPTMQKPRRAHARHH from the exons ATGTCGCGCCTGAAACTGGAGTACGAGAAACAGCTGAATCGCAGGAACAAACGCCACTTGACCTTCGACTCGAGCCGTGACCTAGAGCAGGTGATCAACGAGCGCGATGGACTTCGGGAGTTGTCGAAGAGCTTCCGCAGCGTGCTCTGCCGGCTGGCCAAGTGCGTGGCCAACTGTGAGGAGGATCTGAATGCCACGCTGTCTGAGGAAGTGCAACGTCTGCTGCTCCACAGTCACaatcacagtcacagtcgcagtcagGAAGTCGGCGAAGAGTTGGAGCAGACGCTGAGCAGCTCCCTGAACAATACGCGGCCTCTGCGTCTGGTCCCGGATGTACATAGTCTGCTAGAGTTGGTGGAGGATCCCAGTCTGGTGCAGTTCATTAATAGCAAGAGCAACGAAGACAACATAGAGGACTTCGACCTGACCGACTGTCTGGAGCGCCTGAAATCAGAGGCCACCTATCTGCTGCAACTCTCGGAGGACCTGCACAAGCAACGGGAGCACGATTCCAACGATTCCCTGGGAGAGCCGGAGAAGCAGGAGCATGAACTGTGCTGCGAGGCGGAGGATGGCCTCAAGACAACGGCTgctgtgcagcagcaattgctcTCCAAGTTCGTGCGCACCAACTCCCTCAACGACCAGCAGCTGGGTGTGGCCAATCGGCGGAAGAACAGCAGCTCGGAGGGGGCAAAGACGCACACCTCCCTGCCGCAcgatctgcagcagcacgcGGGCAACGCCTCAGAGATCTCCTTCCAACTGGTGGAGCTGAAGAACCGCTTGATCAAATCGGAAACTGATCGacagaaactgcagcagcagttgagcAACACCATCGATCGCAATGCAGAGCTGGGAAATGAGCTGCAGGCCCTGCGCGATCAACTTTCGCAGTTGAACTCGCTCAACCACACGGATTATAATGAGGGCTACGGCTTGGGGCGGATGAAAAGCCTCCAGGAGCAGGGCCTAGTCCAGTCGTCGGCCAGCTTTACTGCATTGCAGGACCGGGCCCGTCACCTGCTCTCCTCGTCGCCCGGCAGCCAACAGGATCAGCTGGAGCAGACTCGTGACTCGGGGAATGCCACCgtcatgctgctgcagctgatcgAAGACTTTTGCCGCGAGGGCGACAAGGTGGTGGAGTGCAGCAAGAAGGATCGAGAAGATCTTCAGTCACAG ATCGATACCGCTGACAAGCAGCTCAAGGATACACGCCGATTCCTGGAGGATCAGGCCGCTGAGCGCGAGCAGGAACGCGACGACTTCCAGCGTGAAATCGAGCTACTAAAGTCGCAATTGCGCGATAAGGAGAAGGAATGTTGCTCCTATGCCAATGCCTCCGAGGAG TTGAAGTTCAGAAAGAAAAAGCAT TACGCCCAATTGGAGGCCCAACTGCGTGCGGCAAACCTACAGCTGAGCCAGTCGATCGACAAGAAAGATAGGTTCGAGGTTGAGCTGAAGGCATCCATTGATAAAATTTTTGTGCTGCGCGAGATCATCTCGGAGCTGGAGACCCAAGTGCAGACCAAGTCACTGAACGAGCACGTGCTGGACGAGAAGACGAAACAGCTGGAGGACTATGTCAGCCTCCAGATGAGCGCCAACGATGCCTTGCAGCAGGAGGTCCACAGCCTCCAGAAGGACATCGGCGAGGGCTATCAGTCTCGGATTCGCCTGCtggaggagaagctgcagcagggcaggCCATCTGCAGAACAGAGCCTTGTCCTCGTACAAGTGGCTGAGAAGCTGCGGGACATTGAAACCACGCTGGAGCAGAAGACAAAGGTCCTGGAATCGCTGCACAACTCCAATACCACCTCCAATTCGGCCAGCCTGAGTGTCACCGAAGATGTCTCCGTCCATGGTGGCGGAAGTAGGCCACTAACCGCAGTGGGCTCGCCCTCGCATTCCTCTCTGACCGTTGAGGGTGTGGAGCGGGTCACCCAAATGCTGGATAGACACACGCGCGTTGAAGAGGCCGCCATTAAGCGGATCCGCGATCTGGagatgcaactgcagcagatgcGTTCCGGCTGTGTG GAGCTGCAACATGAGCGGGATTCCCTGCAGGGCCGCATAGATGAGCAGACCCTAAAGATATCCACACTGCACACGCGACTGGAGGAGCAGCGACAAAGGGCGGAACAACTGCATCGAGCTGGCACCTCTGACCTGAACACACGCGTCAACGAGCTGCAAGGAGAGGTGAAGAATCACATCGAGCAGCTGGCGGCCCGGGACAAGCAGATGGCCACCATGCgacagcaactgcaacgcaGCAAGGAGGAGATCACGCGCCTAGAGGCAGAGCTGACGGTGCTCACCAAACCCGATCGCACTGTGGTGGAACGTCTCCAGGTCGAGCTTCAAAGGAAGGGTGACGAGATTTGCAAGCTGAGGGAGAAGATACGCACGGAGATGATCAATCGATTGGCGGTGCCGGACCTGATGGAGACCATGTTGGCGGACAAGAACGATGAGATCGATCACCTGCGCGACCAGCTGGAGGCCAAGGAAAGAGAACTGCGGGTGGCTCATGAGAATGCCAGTCAGAACTCCTCGCCAGCAGCGGGCCCGGCTGAAAAGCAGGAAGCCAGTGCCAAGCTTAGTGCACGCACCCTCAGCGACATAGGATCGATTACCGAGTTCCCCGAGCCGGATGTGGATCGCCGAGCAGCCATGCTCAGTCTAAGTGCTCCCCTGCAGATGGGCGATGGTGCGGGCGGCTTTCTGCACCAGACAATG GAAACTTCCAAGGAGGCTGTGGCCAATCTCACGTACAAGCGCACTGATGATCTCAGTGGCTTTGCGGCTCCCTATCCGATCAACACGTTCGAGCATCCTCATTACTTCCAGGCCACGGGCATCACGGCCCAGAGCAGCGATGGTCTAACACCAGGTCTAGTGCCAAGACAGATCAACTTTTCCAATTTGACAGAGGATTCAAAGCTAAAAACGCCCAGTTTGCTGATGCGGACCCCGGAAATGCCGAAGACCACTACCCCCGGGGATgtacagcagctgcaaaagaagCTAACCGAACTGGAGCGacagaaggagcaacagcagagcgAAATGGAAGCGAAGCTATCTGATCTAgaaaagcagctgcagcagaaaaaggAGCAGTGGATCCGACACGACAAGACTCTGCGAGGTCACGAGGAGAGCGAGGAAAGGTATCGCCTGCGTATCGAGTCGCTTGAGTCAAGGATTCTGGAGGCGGCTGCCCAGGAGGCTGCCGAGAGGCAGAACCTACGCATGGAGCTGAACTGCGTGAGCGCGGCGCACCATCAGTGCGAAGATGCGGCGGCTGCAGGCAAGCGAGAGCTTGAGAAGCTCAACAGCGAGGTCAAGAAGAAGGCGGAGCACCTGCAGACTGCCCTCAGGCGGTGTGCTGACCTGGAACTCCAAGTTCAGACTCTGGAGCGGGACCTGGAGCGACTGAAGCATAGCGAAAATAGCTCCAAGCAGTACTCCGTGGATGAGATTGCACAACAGGTGGAGAAGGAGCTGAACTATTCGGCCCAGCTGGACTCAAGCATCCTTAAGGCCATTGAGAGCGAGGAAGAAAATAATCTggacaagaagcagcagcaaaaggaggcTCAAACGGAGGAGGAACACTCCCCGGGTACTGGAAATGGAACGGACGACGAGAACTTCACCGGAGAACGGGAATTGCTGAACCAGCTGGAAGCCTTCAAGACCCAGTTGGCTGTGGAACGTGACCAATGTGAGGCCTTAAGCAAGGAGCTGCTGAGCGAAAAGCAGCACTCGCAGGACATTCAAGAGCAGGACGTCGTCATTATCGAGGCCATGCGAAAGCGTTTGGAGACTGCCCTCGATGCCGAGGAAGTGCTGCACAAGCAGCTGGACCAGGAGCGCGAGCGATGTGAACGCCTTCAGACGCAACTTACCTCCCTCCAACGGGCCGAGAGTCGTCGCAACAGTTCGCTGCTCTCGAAGTCGCCCGGCGACTCGCCCCGCAAATCGCCACGTGCCGACTTCGAATCTGAGCTGGGAGAGCGCCTGCGTAGCGAGATAAAGCTGTTGGCTGCACAGAACGAGAGGGAGCGTGAGCGATCAGCGGATGCTCAGCGTAGCAGCGAGCGGGAGCGACAGCGCTACGAGAAAGAGTTGCAGGAACGAGTGGCCTACTGCGAGCGTCTGAAGCAGGAGATGGAGAAGCAGGCGCGCGACAAGGAGGCGGCAgaagtggagctggagcactTCAACGAGCGCCTCACGCTGCAAGCTAGTGAGATCCAGAGCCTCGAGGCGAGGCTGGTCACGCTGCAGGAGGCGGAGACCCGCAGGgccaacacacgcacacgccaGCACCAGGAAAACGTCAATCTGCATGCAGAAATTCACGAGTTGAAGTCAAAACTGTTGGCTGCGGAGGCCGAACGGGATTGTCTTGACCAGAAGGTCAACCACCTGCGCTCCGACGTGGGTCGATCCGGTCATCGCGAGGCCAAACTGGCCGAGGCCCTGGCACAAGCTAACGATCGGCTCGCTCACAGTACGGACGATACCGTGCCGGCGCAGTTCCTCCAAAAGATGAAGGAGATCAATACACTGCTGGCGGAGAACACCCAGGAGAACCGTCAGATGGCCGAGACAGTGCAGTATCTGGTGGGGGAGCGGATTGCTCTTCAGAGGAAGTGCGAAGAGCTTAGCGGGTCGGGCAGTGGTAACGTTGGAGAGCTTGAGGAGCGCTGCCGCCAGCTGCTCGGACGCTATCTGCGCGTTGAGTCTCATCGTAAGGCTTTGGTATATCAGAAAAGATATCTGAAACTAACTTTAGAGGGATACCAGGCCAGTGAGCAGCTTGCCCTGCGAACCATGGCCGGGGACGCACCGCAGCGAAAGTCCAAAAAGAAGTTTAA GACTGCTGCCCTAGCCATAATTGCCATACAACGCATCAAATATATTGGACGCATCTGGCTCACAGGAAAGCGGATTGTGAGCAAATCTGTTTTCACCATAACCCAGCAGAG AAACTCGCATGGCCTCAATCTGAATGTGCCGCCTCCCCAATCTCCACTGCCTGTGCCCAACTCGAACCTACCCACCAAAAACATCATTTCGGAGCGCCTCGGTTATGCGCCCATCTCTCCCCCTCTGGTCGACTTTAGCACCCTGCAGCCAATCGTGCTGTCACCTGACTACACTCTCCAGGAGCCAGCCCCTTCAATGCCCAAGAACCACAACAACCAGAGCAGTCTACCATCGCTGGCCAGGCTGGACTGGCCTACCATGCAGAAGCCAAGGCGCGCGCATGCTCGGCATCATTAG
- the LOC117893214 gene encoding putative odorant receptor 71a isoform X1 encodes MDIDRIRPVRFLLRLLGWFRLWPTSGGPRPHRGWTNWQGYLLHSGFTFLFTVLMWVEAILSTDMEHTVDVLLISLTMTALALKVLNNWSYAHMAQRILTEWSSVDRFRLKTLQEVDMWRIEHQRFGRVVCVYIMCSVGVIPVIVIPCLFNIPNRLPFWMWTPFDWQQSVSFWFAFIYQAVLIPFTCLCNVTMDLVNWYLMLHLSLCLRMLGQRLAALNNSGIQQGEDQLCADLLDLVALHQRLKQQALDIEKFISMSTLFQLLVSSLIICCTIYSIQMTPVMQDLGKFAAMIQYLFSMVMQILLPSIYGNEVTNSAAKLTDALYSSAWPDLSPRLRRLILMFTIYLNRPMYLRAGSFFNVGLPMFTKVLLKERLGPMDTRTALVCAILLFSIAGH; translated from the exons ATGGATATCGACCGAATTCGTCCAGTGCGGTTCCTACTCCGCTTACTCGGCTGGTTTCGTCTCTGGCCCACATCTGGGGGACCGAGGCCGCATCGTGGCTGGACCAACTGGCAGGGTTATCTTCTTCATTCCGGTTTCACCTTTCTCTTCACTGTACTGATGTGGGTGGAGGCTATCCTTAGTACTGATATGGAGCACACAGTGGATGTTCTGCTAATCTCTCTCACCATGACGGCTCTAGCACTAAAGGTGCTGAATAACTGGAGCTATGCTCACATGGCGCAGCGCATCCTAACCGAGTGGAGCAGTGTGGACCGCTTTCGGCTGAAGACGCTTCAAGAGGTGGACATGTGGCGCATCGAACACCAGCGCTTCGGCCGCGTTGTCTGCGTCTATATAATGTGTAGTGTGGGTGTCATCCCCGTGATCGTCATACCATGTCTGTTCAATATACCGAACAGGCTGCCATTCTGGATGTGGACCCCCTTCGATTGGCAGCAGTCTGTGTCCTTCTGGTTTGCCTTTATATATCAGGCGGTGTTGATCCCCTTTACATGCCTGTGCAACGTAACCATGGATCTGGTCAACTGGTACCTAATGCTgcatctgtctctctgtctacGCATGCTAGGTCAGCGGCTGGCTGCACTGAATAACAGTGGTATCCAGCAGGGCGAGGATCAGCTCTGCGCTGACTTATTGGATCTGGTGGCCCTCCACCAGCGACTCAAACAGCAGGCGCTCGACATTGAGAAATTCATTTCGATGAGCACGCTGTTTCAGCTATTGGTCAGCTCCCTGATCATCTGCTGCACCATCTACAGCATACAGATG ACTCCCGTCATGCAAGACCTGGGAAAGTTTGCGGCCATGATTCAATATTTGTTCTCGATGGTCATGCAAATCCTACTGCCCAGCATCTATGGCAATGAGGTAACCAACTCCGCCGCTAAGTTGACTGATGCCCTCTACAGTTCCGCCTGGCCAGACCTTTCGCCTCGTCTGCGTCGCCTCATCCTGATGTTTACAATCTATCTGAATCGGCCCATGTACCTGCGGGCCGGCAGCTTTTTTAATGTGGGGCTGCCGATGTTCACTAAGGTACTCTTAAAGGAGCGTTTAGGGCCCATGGACACTAGAACAGCTTTGGTTTGTGCAAtacttttgttttccattgcaGGTCATTAA